The stretch of DNA AGGCCGAACTCGACGCGCTGATCCCGCTGCCGATCGCGGTCAACAAGCTGGAACAACTTCTGGGCGGGTTCGACCTGTCCTCTGCCGATCTCGACAGGCCTTTGCCTGCCTTGCCGCAAGCCTATCTGGAAGGCCAGAATTCCACTCGCGACCGGGTTCTGGAAGTGGCCGAAAAGCAACGCCCCTCGGTTCGCGATCTCGCGATGCAGATGGCAGCCGGACGCACGAGCCAGTCGCTGGTGGGAACGCCCCAGGATATCGCCGATTCGCTGGCGCACTGGTATGAAAGCGGCGCGGCAGACGGATTTGTCATTGCCGCGCCGGTTCTGCCCGTCGGGCTGGAGCGCTTCGTCGATGGCGTCGTGCCGCTGCTCCAGCAGCGTGGCCTATTCCGTCGCTCTTACGAGGGCAAGACGCTGCGCGACAACCTCGGCCTGCCGCGCCCCGAACGGATCTTCGACATGCTGCCGGACCTCTACCGCAAGCCCGAATTCTGGTAACGAAAAAGGGCGCGGCCATCATCGGCCGCGCCCTTTTTGCCGCCTATGCGGCTTGCGCCGGTCAGGCCTTCGGGAAATCCGGGGCAAGGAACCCCTTCAGCACAGTGGCCGTGGCGGCAGGCTGATCCTGCATCACGAACGCCCCGGCGCCCGGCACCACACGTGTCACCGACCGCTTCAAGGCTGCCTCGGCCGCACTGCGGAATTTGACGTAGGCCTTGTCGTACTCGCCATAGACCAGCATCGTCGGGCACGCGATGCGCGGCATGGTGCCGATGATGTCAAAATCGGCGACCCCGCGCTCGGACGGCTGGATCCAGCGTCCGGCGGCCTTGCGGCTGGCCAGACCATCGATCTGAATCTGGTGCGTATTGACGATACCGAAGATATCGCTGAGCAGCTTTTCCGGCGTGGGCACCGGCAGACCGTTCTTGTCGTAAAGTGCGGTCTGCTTTTCGTCGATCGCGGTGTGGATTTCAGCCAGGGTACGGCGCGGAGACAGAGCACTGGAAACCAGGGCCAGGCGCTCGACCCGCTCGGGCCAGAACGCGGCGAGCGGAACCGAGAGACATCCGCCGAGCGACGTGCCGATCAGCGCAATGCGATCGATCCCCAGTTCATCCAGTGCGCCTACGAGCAGCGCGGCCGTCTCACCAAGGGTCTGGATATAGGGCGGCGGCCCGTCCCAGGCCGAGCCACCATGGCCGGGCAGATCGAAGGCATAGACCTTGCGCCCCTCGGCCAGCGCGGGCGCCACGAAGCGCCAGTCGGAAAGCCACCCGCCAAGCTTGTGCAACAGAACGACCGGGGCAGGCCGGAATTGCCCGAACCCAGCGTCGCATAATGCAGAATGCCGCCCGCGCGGCGAACGGACCCGAATCCATCCCACGGGCCCTTTGGTGGAGTCACGGTTGCTCGCGCACTTGCGCGTGCCGTTTCCGCACGCCCGGTGCCGACCAGCCCGGCGAAGGCCATTGCGGCGCCAGCGCCCGCCATCAACTTGCGTCGATCCAACATGTCACCTCGTTTATTTCGGCTGATTCCGTTCCGAAGGCATGCAAGCCGCCCTTGCCTCGTCCATCAAGACCGCCCGGCCAGCATGATCGCGGCGTGGATAGCGCCTTAAAGAACCGTGGCCCGCATGCCGCTCTCTGCGCCTCCATCACCGCCGGTATCATAGCTGATCGGGCGCCCGTTCAGATCGAGCCGGATCTGGAACCGATCGGAACGATAATGGGCATACGTCAGCAGAAACGGCTGACCACTGGCATCGGAGCTGACACGGCTGATCTTGAGCAGCGCGGAAAGCGGATCGATTTCCAGCGCCTGCGCTATCCGGGTATCGGCCTGGATTGCCCGGATCGTCTGCTCGGCATGGGCCACCTTGTAACCGGCATCCTGCAGCAGTTGAAGGATCGGCCCTCGTGCAAGGTTCCCTGCCGTCATCAGGGGCGCCAGATCTGCCGGAACGAAGCTGACGACATATCCGATCGGAATCCCATCCAGGAAACGGAGGCGAATGGCCCGAATAACCTCGCTGCCGGGCTCCAGCTTGAGCGCGTTCATCACCGAGGCGTCAGCCTGTTCGGTATTCACTTCGATCACATTGACCGTCGTGCCGCTGCCCAGAGCCATGAGCGAGTCCATCGCCTGATGGATATCGGCCTCGATCGGCTTTCCGGGTGTCCTGAAAGAAACACGTGTGCCCAAACGCCGCCGCCGCTCGACATAGCGTTGATCGGCCAGCTCATTGAGCACGCGCCGGGCCGTGATCCGGGATACCTGAAAGTTCGCAGCCAGCTCAAGTTCGGTCGGAAGCGAGCTTCCGAAAGGCCGCTGTCCATTCAGGATTTCATCGCGAAGCTGCTGATATATCTGATAGTAGAGCGGAACAGCCGCATTGCGATCCAACAAGTGCGAAGCTCCACCACCCAAAAAATACTTAGCCAGATTCCTTAGCGTCCCAACAGCCAATTGACCATGGCGATCATTGCATTGCCCACCAGTCGGTCAATGGCATTCGCGAATTGTATTATCAAATGGCACCATCACAGGTAGATCCAGGGCCTGACAAGACCATCGCGAGACAGGAAGGCGTCTATCTCCGCCTGATGGCGCTGCGTCAGGGCAATCGCATCCGCGCCCTCCAGCAGCATCATGCGCGCT from Novosphingobium sp. 9 encodes:
- a CDS encoding alpha/beta fold hydrolase, whose amino-acid sequence is MGWIRVRSPRGRHSALCDAGFGQFRPAPVVLLHKLGGWLSDWRFVAPALAEGRKVYAFDLPGHGGSAWDGPPPYIQTLGETAALLVGALDELGIDRIALIGTSLGGCLSVPLAAFWPERVERLALVSSALSPRRTLAEIHTAIDEKQTALYDKNGLPVPTPEKLLSDIFGIVNTHQIQIDGLASRKAAGRWIQPSERGVADFDIIGTMPRIACPTMLVYGEYDKAYVKFRSAAEAALKRSVTRVVPGAGAFVMQDQPAATATVLKGFLAPDFPKA
- a CDS encoding GntR family transcriptional regulator — its product is MAVGTLRNLAKYFLGGGASHLLDRNAAVPLYYQIYQQLRDEILNGQRPFGSSLPTELELAANFQVSRITARRVLNELADQRYVERRRRLGTRVSFRTPGKPIEADIHQAMDSLMALGSGTTVNVIEVNTEQADASVMNALKLEPGSEVIRAIRLRFLDGIPIGYVVSFVPADLAPLMTAGNLARGPILQLLQDAGYKVAHAEQTIRAIQADTRIAQALEIDPLSALLKISRVSSDASGQPFLLTYAHYRSDRFQIRLDLNGRPISYDTGGDGGAESGMRATVL